The following DNA comes from Chrysiogenes arsenatis DSM 11915.
ATCGCCAGGCGCAGAGTGGGCGCTGATATGCTCACCCTTGTCAAAGGCAAACAGCGTAAAATTGACCGCTGGCTGCTGAGCGAAGGTACGACTCACCACGCGACCTTCTTGATATTCGACAAGATCGGCGAGGTTAAGGTTTTCGCTAAACGGGATATTTTTAATAAAAGGCTGATTCATACGATACTCTCCAAAATTCTGTTCTTATTATTCTGCCGCAAAAAAGCGGCGTGTTTCAAAAAGTATTACGTTTCTTCCCAATAGATGCAGGAAACCGGGCAATCATCAATGGCACTCTGAATCGTTGCTTCATCCGCTCCATTAGGATCACTGACATACGCTTGCCCACCTTCGTCACTCGAAAAAACAGTTGGCACGCTGCCATAACACAGACCACAGGCAATACATTCTTCAGTGCGTAATGCGACTTTTTTTGACATGGTAGTTTTCCTCCCACGTGGTTCTTTGTTTTGATGCAAAGCGAAAACTCTTTCAACTATCCAAGGTATAGCGCGGGGAACTTATATCAACCTTGATTCGGGTCAATTTTTGAATTATTCAAAAAAAAGGGAAAAACGCATTCTGTGCGCTTTTCCCATGCTTAAGAATAAAAAATGGCGTGAAAAATTACTGCATCGTTTTTTTGTCGTCAACTTTCTTGAACACGTAGCCGTTAAAAATGGCATCAACTGATCCACTCGGATGACGGTTCGAATACCAAAAGACCATGTAGATGTGAATCGGGATGAATATCAAAATCCCCCACATTAGGAGATAGTGAATGTTACGCACACCGGCCAGTCCACCCATCCAGACGGTTAGAGGTGCCAGAAATTCACCGAGCAATCCCCCCAGCCCTTGTCCATACCCCGCCGAGTGCAGGATAAATCCGGTCAGGATTTCGCCAATTAGCATCAGCATCAACATGATATACGACACGTGCTGTAATGGGCCATAAATCCCTTCTTTGGCGATTGTTGAATCACTGAGCAGTGCGTAGTACTTCAGCTGTTGCCACCATGTTTTGGGCTTAAATGTGGTGTAAAACGATGTCCATTCAGCTCTGCGCGAACGCAGGTCGAAAAAGAACACATAAATCCGGAAAATCGTAATTCCCGCAAGGGCAAAGCCGCAGACGATGTGGACAAAGCGCCACATGGCGTATTGGAACTTCACGGGTTCAAGTACGGGTTCTGGCGTTAAGTAGGGGCGTGCCAGATAAAAGCCAGTCACGACCAGCGCGAGAATGGCGATGGCGCGAATCCAATGTGCCCAGCGCATTTCTGCCGAAAGGCGGTATTGCCGGACAAATTGTTCGGTGATCCAGTTTTGATTACGTTTCATGGGGCTCACCTCAGCAGCTTAGTGGGTCGACTTTGTACTCAGCGAGCGAATTCCCCTGCGTGTCAATCACGTGTACGGCACAGGCGAGGCACGGGTCGAACGAATGGATCGTCCGGACGATTTCCAGCGGCTGTGTTGGGTCGGCCATTTTGGTGCCGATCAGCGCCGCT
Coding sequences within:
- a CDS encoding cupin domain-containing protein, whose amino-acid sequence is MNQPFIKNIPFSENLNLADLVEYQEGRVVSRTFAQQPAVNFTLFAFDKGEHISAHSAPGDAFVYILDGKTEITIGDKVVIAQTGEAVVMPANIPHALNAVERFKMLLVVVK
- a CDS encoding ferredoxin yields the protein MSKKVALRTEECIACGLCYGSVPTVFSSDEGGQAYVSDPNGADEATIQSAIDDCPVSCIYWEET
- the cybH gene encoding Ni/Fe-hydrogenase, b-type cytochrome subunit; translation: MKRNQNWITEQFVRQYRLSAEMRWAHWIRAIAILALVVTGFYLARPYLTPEPVLEPVKFQYAMWRFVHIVCGFALAGITIFRIYVFFFDLRSRRAEWTSFYTTFKPKTWWQQLKYYALLSDSTIAKEGIYGPLQHVSYIMLMLMLIGEILTGFILHSAGYGQGLGGLLGEFLAPLTVWMGGLAGVRNIHYLLMWGILIFIPIHIYMVFWYSNRHPSGSVDAIFNGYVFKKVDDKKTMQ